Sequence from the Gemmatimonadetes bacterium SCN 70-22 genome:
CCTCTGGAACTTCGGCGACGCCTGCCTGTCGGTGGCGCTCGTTCCCGTGGGGCTGACGCAGTTCTCGCACCTGTACACCGGGGAGTCGATGGATCGCCAGAACGCCCTTCGCCTGCTGGAGACGGCGGAGCGCTGGGCGGCGCGGGGGCGTGCCGAGCGCGGCGAGGCGTGGGTGTACGGGTCGGACGAGCTGTATCTCCTGGCCGGCCGGGAGCTCCCGGACGTGGCGCACTATGGGGACTTCGCCCAGATCGAGAACGGGGTTGGGGCGGTGACGAGCCTGCGGCATCGGGTGGCGCAGGGGCTGGATACGCTCCCCCGGCTGGATGGGAAGCGGATCGCGGTCGTCACCGGGCGCGCGATGCGCGAGATCATGCCGCCGTTGCTGGCGCAGCTGACGGCCGCGACGGGGGCGACGTTCGAGATGCTGGTGACCACGAACTCCCTGTTCGGCCCCACGACGACGACGGCCGGGCTCCTGGTGGGTGCCGACGTCCTCGGTGCGCTGCGGGACCGGCACGACGTGGACCTGGCGCTGATCCCGGCGGAGACGATCAACGAGGACGGGATCTTCCTCGACGACCTGACGTTCGTCGGCGTGCGGGAGTCGCTCCCGATGCCGGTCTATCCTTCCTACGACTTCATCGACGTGCTGCAACTCGAAGGTCACTCCATGTCTTCCAGCGTGGCGGGGGCATCGTGAGCCTTCCCGTCGTCGCGCTGGTCGGGCGCCCCAACGTGGGCAAGTCGGCGCTGTTCAACCGCATCGTCGGTCGGAACACCGCCATCGTGAGCGAGGAGGCGGGGACGACGCGGGACCGCCACTTCGGGCAGGCGGAGTGGGCGGGGTCGGCATTCTGGCTGGTGGACACCGGGGGGATCACCGACGACCCGCGGGCGGCCATGGACGTGGAGATCCGCCGCCAGGTGCAACAGGCCATCGCCGAGGCGGACCTCCTCCTCTTCGTGGTGGATGCGCGAGCCGGGCTGCATCCGGTGGACCACCGCATCGCCGAGATCCTGCGCACGTCCGGGAAGTCGTTCCTGGTCATCGCCAACAAGGTGGACAATCCCCGGACGACCGATTTCTACGAGTTCTACGAGCTCGGCGCGGGCGACCCCATCCCGGTCTCGGCGGTCAGCGGGAAGCAGTCGGGCGACATGCTCGACGAGGTGGTCAAGCACATCCCCGAGGTCGCGCCGGAAGACGACACCTCGCTCAAGATCGCCGTCATCGGGCGCCCCAACGTGGGGAAGTCGTCGTTCGTGAACCGTCTGCTCGGCGAGGATCGGCTCGTCGTCTCGGACGTGGCCGGGACGACGCGCGACGCGATCGATTCGCCCATGCGCTATCACGAGCGCGACCTGGTCTTCATCGACACGGCCGGGCTGCGCCGGCAGTCCCGCGTCGAGGACGGTGTCGAGTTCTACTCGGCGCTGCGCACGCGCCGGGCGATCGACCGGGCCCACATCTGCTGCCTGTTGATCGACGGGACCGAGGAGCTCCTGAACCAGGACCTCAAGATCGCCGCGCTGGCCTGGGAAGCGGGGCGCGGGCTGATCGTGATCGTCAACAAGTGGGACCTGGTGTCGAAGGACGAGAAGACGGCGGCGAGGTTCCAGAAGAAGTGCGTGGAGAAGGCTCCCTACCTGGCCTTCGTCCCGTTCCTCTTCACCTCGGCCAAGACGGGGCAGCGCGTGACGAGGGTCCTCGATACGCTCCTGGAAGTGGAGCTTGAGCGGCTGAAGCGGATTCCGACGGCGCAGGTCAATGCGGTCCTCGAGGAGCTGGTGAGCCGGCGCCAGCCGCCCCAGGCGGCCGGGCGCGAGGTGCGCCTGCACTACGCGACGCAGGTCGAGACCGCTCCCCCCACGATCGTCGTCTTCGGGAACAACACCGACGCCTTGGAGGAGCACTACGTGCGCTACCTGCACAACGGCTTCCGCGAAGCGTGGGGGTTCACCGGGAATCCCCTCCGGGTCCAGGTGAAGAAGAAGCACGTGGCGGCCGCCTGACATGCTCCCCCTCGTTGGCCTCGTGGCGGCCTACCTGCTCGGCAGTACGCCGTTCGCCTACGTGGCGGGACGGGTGCTGCGGGGGATCGACCTGCGAGAGCACGGCTCGGGGAACCTGGGGGCGACGAACGTCTACCGGACGTTGGGAGCCCCGGCGGCCCTCGTGGTGCTCATCCTGGACGCGGCGAAGGGGGCGGTGCCGGTACTGGCCTTCCCCGCGCTCACCGGCGCCCAGGGAGGATGGTGGCCGGCCGCGTTCGGGGTGAGCGCGATCGTGGGGCACGTGCGCCCCTACGGGGGGCTGTTCAGGGGCGGGGGGAAGGGAGTGGCGACGGCCTCCGGCGCCTTCGCCGCCCTGGCGCCGCTCCCGTTCCTGGTGGCGTTGTCGACCTTCGCGGTGGTGGTGGCGACGACCCGCTACGTGTCGTTAGGGTCGATGCTGGGAGCGGCGGCGCTGGCGCTGGTGGTGCTGGTCCGCGAGGGCGGGCGCTCGCCCCTGGGGGGGCTGGCCCTCGCCCTGGCCGCCTTCGTGGTGTGGACGCACCGCGCCAACATCGGCCGGCTGCGGCGTGGCGAGGAGTCGCGCCTCGGGCGCCCCGGCGGGGGAGGGCGCTGATGCGGTGCACGGTGGTCGGTGGGGGGGCGTGGGGGAGCGCGCTGGCGCACCTGCTGGCGCGCGGCGGGCACGCGGCGCGCCTGTGGGCGCGGGAGGCGGACGTGGTGGAGCACGTCAACCTCACCCACGCAAACCCGCGCTTCCTGCCGGGGGCGACGCTGGACCCCGCGATTCGCGCCACCACCTCGCTGTCGGAGGCGCTCGGCGACGCCGAGCTGGTGGTGTATGTCGCCCCGTCGCACGTGCTGCGCGACGTGGTGCGCGGCGGGCGCGAGGTGGTGGCGCCCGGGGCCCTCGCCGTGGTCGCGACGAAGGGGATCGAGCGCGGATCGTTGGCGCTGATGACCGATGTGGTGCGCGAGGAGCTGCCGGGGCACCCGGTGGTGGCGCTGAGCGGGCCGAGCTTCGCGCTCGAGGTGGCGCGCGGCATGCCGACCGCGGTGGTGGCCGCGTCCGGGGATGGCGAGGCCGCGGAGGTGGTGCAACGTGCGCTGAGCTCCTCCTCGTTCCGCGTCTACACGAACGACGACGTCACGGGGGTGGAGGTCGGCGGCGCCCTCAAGAACGTGATGGCGGTGGCGACCGGGATCGCCGAAGGGGTCGGGCTCGGGCTCAACTCGCGGGCGGCGCTGATCACGCGCGGCCTGGCCGAGATGACGCGACTGGGGGTCGCGTTAGGCGCGCGTCCCGAGACGTTTGCCGGGCTGGCGGGGATGGGCGACCTCGTCCTCACCTGCACGGGGGCCCTGAGCCGCAACCGCGCGGTGGGGGTGGAGGTGGGGAAGGGGCGTCCGCTCGAGGAGGTGCTCGCGGCGACGGAGAGCGTGGCCGAGGGGGTGACCACGACCGAGAGCGCGCGGGCGCTCGCGGTGCGCATGGGGGTGGATATGCCGATCGTGGCCGCCGTCGCGCGGATCCTCTTCGAGCAGCAGGCCCCGCACGACGCGCTGGCCGACCTCATGGGGCGCGAGCTGCGCCCGGAGCGTGACGGATGAGCGACGAGGTGGTGCAGGAGTTCTTCTCCATCGGCGACGTCTGTCAGCTGACCGATCTCAAGCCGCATGTCCTGCGCTACTGGGAGAGCCAGTTCCGCTTCCTGAACCCGGCCAAGAACCGCTCGGGGAACCGGGTCTACCAGCGGCGCGAGGTGGAGCTCATCCAGCTGGTGAAGCACCTGCTGTATACCGAGAAGTACACGATCGACGGCGCGCGGCAGCGGGTCGACGAGCACCGCAAGGGCGGGACGATCCGCGTCGCCGCCCGTGAGGCGCTGGCCGTGGAGACACTCGCCGAGCTGGAACGGGAACTCCAGCAGCTGGCGGAGATTCTCGACGGCTCCGCCCCCCTCCCGCCGCGCGACGGTGGCGAGGCGTCGGGGAAGCGAGGGGAGTGAGCGAGGCGGTTGCGACGGGTGGTGGTCGCCCGGCGCGCGACCGGGAACTAGCCCCGGTCCCGAGCGATCACTAGCGTTAGCGACATCATGCGATTCCTCTGCACCAACGACGACGGCATTCTCGCCCACGGCCTCGAGTGCCTCGTGCGCGCCGCGGAACAGATCGGCGAGGTGACCGTCGTCGCCCCCGACCGCGAACAGAGCGCGACGTCTCACTCGCTCACCCTGCACCATCCCCTGCGCCCGGTGCGTCGGGGCGAGCACCGGTACCAGGTCGACGGGACCCCCACCGACTGCGTGATGCTCGCCGTCGAGTCCCTCATGGACGCGCGCCCCGATTTCGTGCTCAGCGGGGTCAATCACGGCCAGAACATGGGCGAGGACGTGCTCTACTCGGGAACGGTCTCGGCGGCCATGGAGGGGCTCGCCCTCGGGATTCCGTCGATCGCCCTGTCGTTCGCCGGCGGTGACCTCCGCGCCGATATCGCGAAGCTCGACGAGCAGGTCGAGTTCCTCGTCCCGCTCCTCCGTCATCTCACGTCGCTCCCGGCCTTTCCGGCAGGGACGCTGCTGAACGTGAACCTTCCGCCGGTACGAGGCGACGAGATCAAGGGGATCCGGCTCACCCGCCTCGGGCGCCGGGTCTACTCCAACTCGATCCAGCCGATGAAGGATCCCTGGGGGCGGAAGATCTTCTGGATCGGCGGCGGGGAGATTTCGTGGACCGGGAGCGGGGACTCCGATTTCCAGGCCATTCGCGACGGCTACGTGTCGGTGACGCCGTTGCACCTCGACCTCACCCATCGGGACATGCTGGACGCGGCGGAGCGCTGGTGGCGAGCCCCGTAACGCCCGAGTTCCGCGGTGCCCGTCGCCGCCTGGTGGAGGCGCTGCAGGCGGGCGGGATCTCGGACCTGGCCGTGCTCCGGGCCATCGAGGAGACGCCGCGGCACCTCTTCGTCCCCACGGGCGTGCGCCATCGCGCGTACGAGGACAGTTCGCTGCCGATCGGCAGCGGCCAGACGATCTCCCAGCCCAGCGTCCACGCCCGCTACCTGCAGCTGCTTCAGCTGCAAGGCACCGAGCGCGTGCTGGAGATCGGGACGGGATCGGGGTACCAGACGGTGCTCCTGGCCCACCTGGCCGCCCAGGTCTTCTCCATCGAGCGTGTCGCGCCGCTGCTCGAGAAGGCGCGTGCCGTGGTGCGCGAGTGCGGCAGCCGCAACGTCTCCTTTCTGCTCGGCGACGGCACGATCGGCTGGCGGCAGTATGCGCCGTACGATGCGATCCTCGTCTCCGCCGCCTCGCCCGACCTCCCGCAGCCGCTCGTCGACCAGCTCGCGGTCGGAGGGAGGCTGCTGATCCCGCTGGGCAACCGTGACGAGCAGATGCTGACGATGGTGACGCGGCTCCCGGATCGCATCGAGCGGCGTGACATCGTCCCCGTGCGGTTCGTCCCGCTGTTGGGCACCCACGGCTGGGCGTCACCCTAGGGAGGGTGGGCACGCGGGAGCCACCAACGCTTGTCGACCGGAGCGGCTCTCATGGCAGACGACTCACAGGACCAGGGCGGGCAGTCCCCGCGCCGGCCCGCGCTTCGCCCCTTCGCCGGGCCGCCGAAGGGGGCGGGGCAGGGAGGCGGGCTACGCCCGCTCGGCGCCCGTCGTCCCGCCGTCTCGCCCTTCGCCGCGCCATTCCCGGCGGCCCATGTGCCGCCGCCAGTGCCGCCAGTGCCGACGGGGTCGAGGGGGGAGGCCGAGGCCCAGCTCCTCGCCGAGCCGCAGCTCCTCGCCGAGCCGCAGCTCCTCGCGCGGTCGATGAGTGTCGACTGGGCGGACGAGCCCGAGCTCCCGTCGCCGTCGGTCGACGCAGCGGTCGCTTCACCGGCCGATGGAGCGGTCGATTCAGCGGTCGACGCAGCGGTCGACGGAGCGGTCGACGGAGCGGTCGACGCAGCGGATGAGCCACGCCGCACCTCGCTGTCGGCGACCATCGACCGCTCCGACGAGCCCCCCACCCGGCGAGATGAGTGGGGGTGGAGCGAGGCCGACGCCCTCGGGGATGTGGCGGCCGTCGAGAACGAGCCCCGGCTCGACGCCGGTCGGTCAGGAGACGGGGGACTGGTCGGAAGGGGACTGCCCGATCCGCTCCCGGGGCGAGCGGGGGAGCTCGAGGAGGAAGCGATCGTCGACCCTGCGTACGTCGCGCCGGCACTCATCCCGGACGTCGCGTCATCCCACACCCCCGGCGAGGCTCCGGGGGAACGCCAGGTGCTCGAGGTGGGGACCGGGGGGGGCAGGGGCGCTGCGCCCGATACGTGGGAGGCGAGCGTCGGGCAGGGTGGTGCGCCGCCCCAGGAGGGCGAACGCGGAGCTCCGGCGCCGGTGGCGGAGGCGCCGGACGAGGGGCGGGAGCGTGTCGCCGAGCTCCTCGAGCAGGTGGCGGAGCGCGTGCGCAGGGGCGAGATTGTGCCCGTGACCGACGCGAACGCGGGACCGGCGGCCGTGCTGGCGAGCGTGCTCGCGTCACTCCTTTCCGCCAGCAGATAACGTTCGCGCTCGCTCGTGCCCGTCGTACACATCGAGGTTGCAGGCCGGGTCCAGGGGATCGGCTTTCGCGGGTTTGTCCAGGACCGGGCGAGGGCGCTGCAGCTGGCGGGGTGGGTGCGCAACCTTTCGAGCGGCAACGTCGAGATCGCCGCGTCGGGGAGCGAGGAGGCGCTGCGCGCGCTTCTGGCGGCAGTGCGCGAGGGCCCCCGCGGGGCCGAGGTGAAGCAGGTGATCTCCCTGGTTCCCCAGCCCACGCTCGAGTTGCCGCATCCCTTCACCGTCCTCAAGTGACCCGGGGCGACTCGCCGGCCATGGCGCTGCGCGCCGCCATCCGCGCCGCCATCCGTGACATCCCCGACTATCCCAGGGCCGGGATCACCTTCAAGGACATCACGCCGCTCCTCGGGGACGGGGGGCTCTACCGGGCGTCGTGCGACCTGCTGGCCGTGCCGTTCCGGGCGCTCGGCGTCACGCACGTGCTCTCCGTGGAGAGCCGGGGCTTCCTGTTCGGCGGTCCGGTGGCGGTCACGTTAGGCGCCGGGCTCGTCCCGGTCCGCAAGCCGGGCAAGTTGCCGTATCGGACGACGCGCGAGGATTACGCCCTGGAGTACGGCACGGACGCCCTCGAGGTGCACGTGGATGCGCTGGGGGCTGGCGCGCGCGTGCTCGTCGTCGACGACGTGCTGGCGACCGGGGGGACCGCAGCGGCGGCGGCCCGCCTCTCGAACTCGGATTCCTCGGCGGCCGCGCGCTCCTGCCCGGGCAGCGGGTCGAGAGTGCGGTCGTCTTCGACGGTTAGCCGCGGTGGCGTGGTGCGGGACGTCGCCTTTACCGCGCCCATCCGTCCCGGTAGATTCCCGGCGTTAGGTGCCGACTTCGCCCCCGTAGCTCAGATGGATAGAGCAGCGGTTTCCTAAACCGTTGGTCGCACGTTCGAATCGTGTCGGGGGCACTGGTGCGGACGCGGCTGGCTCGCACCGCGTGACGCATGGGGAGGGAAAGGTGACGGGGCCCCACCGCGCAGGTCGCGGTCGGGGCCCCGTGACGCGAGCCGGAGGGACGATCAGGCGCCGCGCTTGGCGTAGATTTCCTTCTCGAGCTTCAGGCGCAGCTTCTTCGCCTCCTCCAGCGCCTCGGCCTTCTTGCGCCCCTTGGCCGGGACGTAGTAGCGCTTCTGCCGGCCGGGCTCCGGGTTGATGGAGACGATGAACGCCTGGTGCCGCTTGTCCCACTGCACCCCGGTCACGCCATACCGGTTGCGGCGCGACCTCACCACCACACGCCCCGTCTGCGGCTTGCCGAGGGCCTTCTCGGTCTTGTCGCGCCAGATCACGGCCTGCGCGAACGCCTTTTTCTTGCCGCCATGCTTGTTGTCCGAGAACCACTTTCGGTGCGTCTTTCCCTCGAAGGTGACCTGGACGAGCCAGCCGTGATTGTGCTTCTCCGGCTGGTCGATGCGTGAAATGCCTTTGCGCCTAATCATGGTAAGTGGTTGAGGGTGAGGGCGCTGTGAAGGATAGCGGAAAGTCACGCAGTGACAAGGCCACACTTCCTTACACGCGCGGCGCTGCGCATCTTTGTCTCGTCCGGAAATCGGCGTGGGCCATAACGAGATTAAGAGCTCCTGAGAAACAACAGGCCGGGAGCGGGAATTCCTCACGACACATGACCAAAACAGGTGAAGCGGCGCGGCCGCAGCTCGAAGACTCGGCAGAGTCAGTAATGGACTGGGTGCGCGCGCACACGCGCCAGCTCGGCATCGGCGCCATCGTCGTCGTGGCGGCGGTCGCGGGCACGTGGGTCGTGTCTCGCTCGAACGCGACCAAGTCGGCGCAGGCGTCGCGTGCGCTCGTGGACGCGCAGCGCAGCGTGGCCGCCGGTAACCTCCCGCTCGCGGCCGCCGACCTGCAGAAGGTCGTGCAGCGCTACGGCTCGACGAACGCGGGCGTGCAGGCGCGCCTCCTGCTGGCGCGGGTGTATTTCGAGCAGGGGAAGGTCGAGGACGGGCTGAAGGCCCTGGACGAGGCCGGCTCGGCCGGGGCGCTCCAGGCGTCGCTGCACGCGCTGCGGGCCGCGGGACTCGAGCAGGCCGGAAAACCTGCCGACGCCGCGGCGGAATACCTCAAGGCGGCCGAGAAGTCGGAGTTGCCGAGCGAGCGGGAGAGCTACAAGTCGGATGCGGCGCGTGCCTTCGTGGCGGCCAACAAGAAGGATGAGGCGCTCAAGATCTGGCAGGCCATCGCCGAGGATCAGGCATCACCGCTGAACGGCGAGGCTCGCCTCCGGGTGGGTGAGCTTGGCGCGGCGGTGGCGAGCAAGTAGCCTCGCCCGCGAAAGTCGACGGCCAGCCTCGACAACTGCCAAGAACGAAGGGCCTGCTGCGAAGGTGGCGGGAGAGTGCCGGGCCGGGGAGCGACCCTCGGCCCGGCACGTTTTCTCGGCAGCAATCATACGCATAATAGGTGTTATGTAAACTTCGTCCGTGGGAAAGTGTGGAGAAACGGTGCGCCGCTCCCCTTCCTGGGTGTCTGTCATGTCGTTGTGGGTCCGGCGCTTGCGCAGCGTTGGCGCCAAGCATCGCGCGGGACGGCCGGGCGATGCGGCTCTTCTGGTCGGAATCGCGGTCTCACCCGGCCGGTGACGATGCGCCGACGGGCGTCCGGCGCATCGATGGGTCGCAGCCGCTTGGGGCCAGGCCTGGTCCTGGCGACAGTGACTCGGGGCAAGCCGGTCGGGCTCAGATTTCGCCCAACGTCCCCTCGAAGACGATGCGTCCCTCGCCGCGGAGCACCGGGATTCCCTTCTCCGTCCCTTCCGCCACCGAGGCGCGGAGCTCGCACCCCGAGCGGGTCGTCAGCGTCACGCTCCCGGGGATGAGTCCCCACGCCGTCAGGAGCGAGGCCGCGGCGACCGAGCCGGTCCCGCAGGCGAGCGTCTCTTCCTCCACCCCGCGCTCGTACGTGCGGATCGACCACCCGCCCGAGGGGGTGCGCGAGACGAAGTTCGCATTCGCCCCGTCGCGAAGCCCGGGGAGGTTCCGGAGCTCCTTGCCGCGGTGATAGACGTCGACCTGTTCGACGTCCGGCACCAGTACCACGAGGTGCGGGACACCGACGCGCGCGAACCCCATCCGTTCCTCGCCCGGAATCAGGGGGGTGTCGAAGCGCGCCTGGAGATCGGTGACCGGCACCATGTCGATCTCCGGGTGTCCGTCCACGAACCGCCCCGTCACGGGGCCTGAGACCGTCTGGAAGGCGAAATCTCCCCCGCGGACGATACCGAGCTCGGTCGCGAGCCGCGTGCTGCACAGCGCGGCATTGCCGCACATCTCGGCCAGCGTACCGTCGCGGTTGAAATAGCGCATGGAGAAGGCGTGCGTCGGGTGCGGCTCGAGGAAGACCACGCCATCGGCGCCGATCCCCGTTCGGCGCTCGCACAGCCGCCCGATCACTTCCGGGGTCGCCAGCGCGCCCGCGGACTCGCGCATCGCGTCGAAGAAGACGAAGTCGTTCCCCGACCCGCTCATCTTCCAGAATCGCCGTCCGGCCATGACTACACCCTGTTCGTGATGCCCCACCAGCGCAGACGCCAGACCATCCAGATCGCCTCGCGGACGATGCGCCTGGACATCTTGCTCTCGCCCTCGGTACGGTCGACGAAGACGATGGGGATCTCCACGATCCGGAACCCCTTGCGCCACGCCCGGAAGCTCATTTCGATCTGAAACGCGTAACCGTTTGACCGGACGTCGGTTAGGTCGATCGCCTCGAGTACTTTCCGGCGGAAGCACTTGAATCCGCCCGTGGCGTCGAACAGCGGAAGCCCCGTCACGATACGCGCGTAGATGTTCGCGCTGTAGCTGAGCATGAGGCGTGAGATGGGCCAGTTGACCACCGTGACCTTCCCATCGCGGTACCGCGAGCCGAGCACCAGATCGGCGTCCTTCGCGCTCTCCAGGAACTGCGGAAGGTGAGACGGATCGTGCGAGAAGTCGGCGTCCATCTCGAAGACGAGCTCGTAGTCCCGCTCGAGCGCCCACTTGAAGCCGGCCAGGTAGGCGGTCCCCAGCCCCATCTTGCGAGGGCGGTGGAGGATGTGGACGCGCTGGTCGCCCGCGGCGCGCTCGTCGACCAGGGTCCCCGTCCCGTCGGGCGAACCGTCATCGACGACGAGCACCTCGAGCGACGGAGCTTGCGAGAGGACCGCGTCGATCAGGCGAATGACGTTCTCCCGCTCGTTGTACGTCGGGACGATGACCAGCGCCTTTTCAGACACGTCGAGCCCCTCGTCGGTCGGCCCACAGCCCCATGGCGAACAGGAGGAGCGCCAGCGCAACGGCGACGAACGTCACCCCCTTCCCGGTCTCGTATGCCGGGTTCGTGAAGCGCAGGTCGATGGCACGCGCCCCCGTCGGCAAGGCGACGCCGATGAGCGAAACGGCCGCCTTGCCGATCGTGGCGGCCTTGCCGTCCACGGTGGCTGTCCATCCGGGATACCAGTTCTCGGACACCATGAGCGCCGATCCCTCGGGGGCCGGCGTGTCGAGCTCGATGCTCACCCGGCCCGGCTCGTACCGCTTCACGCTCGCCTTGATGGTCAGGGGCTCAGGGAGAGCGGTGATCGACTCCCCCTGCACTGCAGCCGAGGTGTCGAAGATCGCGGCGCGACGGACGTCGAAGCGCGGGTCGAGCACGGTGCCGAGCACCGCGGCCTCGTCGCCCTTCACGATGACCGGGGCGACCCAGGCATACGAGGTCTCCATCGGGATCTCGTGCAGGTACAACTCGC
This genomic interval carries:
- a CDS encoding 5'/3'-nucleotidase SurE; translation: MRFLCTNDDGILAHGLECLVRAAEQIGEVTVVAPDREQSATSHSLTLHHPLRPVRRGEHRYQVDGTPTDCVMLAVESLMDARPDFVLSGVNHGQNMGEDVLYSGTVSAAMEGLALGIPSIALSFAGGDLRADIAKLDEQVEFLVPLLRHLTSLPAFPAGTLLNVNLPPVRGDEIKGIRLTRLGRRVYSNSIQPMKDPWGRKIFWIGGGEISWTGSGDSDFQAIRDGYVSVTPLHLDLTHRDMLDAAERWWRAP
- a CDS encoding acyl-phosphate glycerol 3-phosphate acyltransferase: MLPLVGLVAAYLLGSTPFAYVAGRVLRGIDLREHGSGNLGATNVYRTLGAPAALVVLILDAAKGAVPVLAFPALTGAQGGWWPAAFGVSAIVGHVRPYGGLFRGGGKGVATASGAFAALAPLPFLVALSTFAVVVATTRYVSLGSMLGAAALALVVLVREGGRSPLGGLALALAAFVVWTHRANIGRLRRGEESRLGRPGGGGR
- a CDS encoding dolichyl-phosphate beta-D-mannosyltransferase — protein: MSEKALVIVPTYNERENVIRLIDAVLSQAPSLEVLVVDDGSPDGTGTLVDERAAGDQRVHILHRPRKMGLGTAYLAGFKWALERDYELVFEMDADFSHDPSHLPQFLESAKDADLVLGSRYRDGKVTVVNWPISRLMLSYSANIYARIVTGLPLFDATGGFKCFRRKVLEAIDLTDVRSNGYAFQIEMSFRAWRKGFRIVEIPIVFVDRTEGESKMSRRIVREAIWMVWRLRWWGITNRV
- a CDS encoding ribosome biogenesis GTPase Der — its product is MSLPVVALVGRPNVGKSALFNRIVGRNTAIVSEEAGTTRDRHFGQAEWAGSAFWLVDTGGITDDPRAAMDVEIRRQVQQAIAEADLLLFVVDARAGLHPVDHRIAEILRTSGKSFLVIANKVDNPRTTDFYEFYELGAGDPIPVSAVSGKQSGDMLDEVVKHIPEVAPEDDTSLKIAVIGRPNVGKSSFVNRLLGEDRLVVSDVAGTTRDAIDSPMRYHERDLVFIDTAGLRRQSRVEDGVEFYSALRTRRAIDRAHICCLLIDGTEELLNQDLKIAALAWEAGRGLIVIVNKWDLVSKDEKTAARFQKKCVEKAPYLAFVPFLFTSAKTGQRVTRVLDTLLEVELERLKRIPTAQVNAVLEELVSRRQPPQAAGREVRLHYATQVETAPPTIVVFGNNTDALEEHYVRYLHNGFREAWGFTGNPLRVQVKKKHVAAA
- a CDS encoding glycerol-3-phosphate dehydrogenase; amino-acid sequence: MRCTVVGGGAWGSALAHLLARGGHAARLWAREADVVEHVNLTHANPRFLPGATLDPAIRATTSLSEALGDAELVVYVAPSHVLRDVVRGGREVVAPGALAVVATKGIERGSLALMTDVVREELPGHPVVALSGPSFALEVARGMPTAVVAASGDGEAAEVVQRALSSSSFRVYTNDDVTGVEVGGALKNVMAVATGIAEGVGLGLNSRAALITRGLAEMTRLGVALGARPETFAGLAGMGDLVLTCTGALSRNRAVGVEVGKGRPLEEVLAATESVAEGVTTTESARALAVRMGVDMPIVAAVARILFEQQAPHDALADLMGRELRPERDG
- a CDS encoding protein-L-isoaspartate O-methyltransferase, with amino-acid sequence MVASPVTPEFRGARRRLVEALQAGGISDLAVLRAIEETPRHLFVPTGVRHRAYEDSSLPIGSGQTISQPSVHARYLQLLQLQGTERVLEIGTGSGYQTVLLAHLAAQVFSIERVAPLLEKARAVVRECGSRNVSFLLGDGTIGWRQYAPYDAILVSAASPDLPQPLVDQLAVGGRLLIPLGNRDEQMLTMVTRLPDRIERRDIVPVRFVPLLGTHGWASP
- a CDS encoding diaminopimelate epimerase; the encoded protein is MAGRRFWKMSGSGNDFVFFDAMRESAGALATPEVIGRLCERRTGIGADGVVFLEPHPTHAFSMRYFNRDGTLAEMCGNAALCSTRLATELGIVRGGDFAFQTVSGPVTGRFVDGHPEIDMVPVTDLQARFDTPLIPGEERMGFARVGVPHLVVLVPDVEQVDVYHRGKELRNLPGLRDGANANFVSRTPSGGWSIRTYERGVEEETLACGTGSVAAASLLTAWGLIPGSVTLTTRSGCELRASVAEGTEKGIPVLRGEGRIVFEGTLGEI